TGAGTGACGAAAAAAGCCTTCCGACATTACCTGAATGCCCATATGACCAGTCCGACCCTGAAGCTCACCGATATTTGGCCACTTTTCGTActaacatttcacattttcaaacaaagaCATTTTCCATCTTACTCAGTGTAAGGAACCGTTTCCCTACGAGAGACTGATATTCTCATGTGCTCTCGGCCTATAATCACATTGAATATGCAAATATATCACAACTTCAAAATCCGAATATTATTCAACAAAACCGACAGTCAAAACTAGTTGACAAACATAATTAAAGCGTTATGTTAATAGAGGTGGGAATCACAAATCACTCTATGAGATTATTCCATAGTATGGGGACAAAaaagtaattcatttttgGTCAATATATTCATGTGCCACTAATTTTACTCagtttcttttcatttcgtaTCCGTTAAATccgttaaattaaattatttaaaaaaaagaatttgtatGCAATTCTTTACAAATTACTAATAACAATCTCATCACAAACCTAGCTTCAAAAAATCGGTTTATCTCATTTTCCCACGTTAGTCCCTCTACTATAACAAAATCATCGGATTAATTAATAATTGGCTTAAGgttaaaagtataaaaattatgttaattttaGCTATGATTCAAAACGGTACCAACTATACCAAAGAGAAACTGATCATTCGCAACAAATCGATCGAGGCATTATCAAATTTAACTTCAGTTATTTACAACGTTTGAGTAGCACGAGTAAAATCAGCATCAGTAAAATGTTTAACTGTTATATGGTGAGTAAATTCAACTGTTGCTCGAATGGTTCATTTTACACGATTTGAATCCCCTTTCAATATGATCTATTTTCATGCCTAATCTGCTGCCTTATTTGTGTactaaaatcaatcaaaaccGTTCCAGAAAGTTGTTGTGTTGATGTTCACATTTGCATCAGCAATAGCTGCTCCAGTCGATCATGAAGACTTACAAACAGCCGAATCGGCTCAAATCGGTGGTCTTCTCGGTGGACTGGCAAACGGAATCAGCCAAGCTTTGAATTCTTTCGGCCAACAAGGCTACGGAGGATATGGTGGTCAACCTGGTTACGGAGGAATACAGCAAGGAGGTGGTTTTGGACAACCCGGATACGGAGGAGTGCAGTCAGGTTTCGGTGGAGTACAGCCAGGTTTTGGTGGAGTGCAGTCAGGTTTCGGTGGAGTACAGCCAGGTTTTGGTGGAGTGCAGCCAGGTTTCGGAGGAGGTTTTGGACAACCCGGATACGGTGGAGTACAGCAGGGCTTCGGAGGTGTACAATCAGGTTTTGGCCAACCAGGATATGGAGGAGTGGGACTTAATGGCTATGGTGGTTACGGTCAATCTGGAATCAATGGCTACAATGACTACTACGGTCAAGGTGGTGCATTAAATGGGTGAGTTTAATCCTTGAGATTGGAgtgataaattttctaaaattgaaaaactctCCTTAGGTATGGGGCTTACGGGAGACGataaatttttgacatataaatttttaagaaaatagattttggttttttaatgaaacttCTGAGGGTgtccttttttttttaagttcgtTTATTTGTGGTTTTAAGAACAAATACAAAtcttaaaaatgtaataatggACACACGTCCAGCTATTTTATGTTGGGTTGAAAATATAGCacatgaaagcaaaataaaaaagtgacTTAGGCACGCAAAAAGgattgaaagaaaatgtacgACAAACAGTTCAGCaactaaagaaaatgaaaaatttagcgCGAGACGTagacaagaatttttttaacaaggAGACACAGAAACAAGTGTGTTCTTGTCCTCAATGTAACTACACATAGGGACACTCGGGACACTCCAGTCTTCTCATTCGATCAATATTCCGTTTGACTCAAACGGTTTGCGTCTTTTTGTAAAAGCTAGCCGCTTGCATTCTATTGGCTCTTGAGGTGCACTGTAGAGGTCGTCactttcttttgaaaaatgagtATGAGCAAAGATCACGAGTTGTCATGTCATGTGCAATGGACATTGTCCATAAGTTTTGACATATCGTCACCTTTGCTAAACGGACTGATCGACTGATCCATGAacgattgaatcaaaaaacatatcaaagggaaataatttcgaattcagttcccaagcataggcgtagcatacattttctgaacGATTgcgattgaatcaaaaaacatatcaaaaagcaccatccatcgctgaggtaaattttattttcgaaaatggatCAACATTCAACACTGACACATCAAgacataaaactaaaaatttgacgctacacgtaaaggaaataatttcgaattcagttcccaagcataggcgtagcattcattttctgaacgattgaatcaaaaaacatatcaaaaagcaccatccatcgctgaggtaaattttattttcgaaaatggatCAACACTGACACATCAAGacacaaaactaaaaatttgacgctataCACGTAAAGGAGATAATTTCGAATTCAGTTTCCAAGCATAgacgtagcatacattttctgaacgattgaatcaaaaaacatatcagaaacCTCCATCCATCGTTGaggtatattttattttcgaaaatggatCAACATTCAACACTGACACATCAAaacataaaactaaaaatttggcgctacacgtaaaggaaataatttcgaattcagttcccaagcataggcgtagcattcattttctgaacgattgaatcaaaaaacatatcaaaaagcaccatccatcgctgaggtaaattttattttcgaaaatggatCAACACTGACACATCAAgacataaaactaaaaatttgacgctataCACGTAAAGGAGATAATTTcgaattcagttcccaagcatagacgtagcatacattttctgaacgattgaatcaaaaaacatatcagaaacCTCCATCCATCGTTGaggtatattttattttcgaaaatggatCAACATTCAACACTGACACATCAAgacataaaactaaaaatttgacgctacacgtaaaggaaataatttcgaattcagttcccaagcataggcgtagcactCATTTTCTGAacgattgaatcaaaaaacatatcaaaaagcaccatccatcgctgaggtaaattttattttcgaaaatggatCAACACTGACACATCAAgacataaaactaaaaatttgacgctataCACGTAAAGGAGATAATTTcgaattcagttcccaagcatagacgtagcatacattttctgaacgattgaatcaaaaaacatatcGATGGCTTGTGATTGGATCAAGTACAAATGAAAAAAGCGACGTGGCCGTTCGTTTATTAGAAATGTTGTTCTCCTTTACAGTTTtgggaataaaattttagattttgatGTGGAATCAGACTGAAATACTCAGTTTATTGAATCGAATTTGTGCCTTTACGATTCAAGGTTTTCAACATAACGAGACTTGACGCATtcatgaaataattttgcaattttaatattaatttgGTTCGGAATTAACGATTCAATGCGTAACTGTGTGACTTGTAACATTGAACAGTCTAACAGCTATTGCAGCATtgttcaaccaattaaaaaatgcATCAAACATTTTGACCGCTCACATCAATTCCAacgtttatttaaattgatttataaatagtTTCAAAACCATTTAACATCTGAATATTCgttcaaaaatttaacaaattcattccatacatttgaatacaaaatttgtataCCACAAGTATACCTATCTGCACGCCAGAAATAATAATCGAATACCGTTCCCCAtcacaaataaaaatagatGTTGCAATTCATGTATACGATTGAAACGTAATACAAtattataaatataattttatatgcTATATACGCCGATTAAGCTATGGCACCATTGCATGCTGTGATAAAAATCGAATAAGAAGCaagggagaaaaaaaaatcgttcccATATCTTATGTCTCGCGACAGCAATATTATataaatgcaataaatttcattctgCTCTTACGAGGATATATTAAATGTGTATATCTACTAGTGGAGTGCACTACAGTCATTCCACCTCGATTTCTTTTTGAATGGAATGCAAAGAAAGAATATTCGGacttttattaataaaatgaattgaattgaaatgtgCGAATGATAACACAAAGCCGGGAGGCGGCAAACGCGATACTATTCATCCCACAATGGAATCGACAATcacaagaaactaatttcaaacaattcaattatttttcttgtgtTATCCAACAATCCAATTCtttgataataatttcattgaaaataaaatgcttTCTCAATATTAATCCGTTAACCTTTGACGATGCCAAGTGTAAATGACTAGATTTCTGAATCCGTTGAAGTTATAAAAGCTCATTTTGTACGTTTTACTTTGAAGATTTTACTgataaatgagaaattcaaCAATGTAAAAACCAGACAGAGCAACTACAGTGCACggacatttttgttgtcggTGACGAGCTCCTTGTTTTAAATTAGAGCACCAGATTCTAGCATGATTGTCCAACCACAGTTTATTCAGACAATTCATGATCATTAGTGCGTCATCAGCTTATGTCAAAGTATAGTCAAAGTTTCATGTTAAGATGCATAATTCGTGACTGCTATCCCGTCGTTTGATGGCATTTTATGCATATcatcatgaaaatattttgtgtgacTATATCTACCTTGGGCTATTCAAACAAAGCGCACGCTAAAAACGACAGATTTTAGACCCTTATGTGAGTGTCGAGTGTTGCTGGAACACACAACCAACTTCAGTCTCTTAAGCCATTTGTTACTAGATCGAGTCGAGTGAAGTTTTCTATTTAAAGCATGTGACCAAATTTCCGTAGTGATCTGCAGTCCTTTTCTCGCATTTATTCACTGTACTACGGATCCCGAAAATGCCGAATGGAAAAACCCTGTGTATCTGGGAAAATACGCGAAagtataaagaaaatttcgtgGTTTATGTTTACAGATAAagtttaaattgtaaatttctcGAAACTACATTATGTTGATTATATACCTTGAGgttatatggaaaattttatgtgaCATGCTGCAAAGTTTTCTCCCCCCGATGcttttatgataaaataataaatttacagaattttcCGTCACCAAAACTGCACAATGGATAATAATACCATGCTGTGCATACTGTTTTCGAATAGATTATAAACAAAGATTAGTTTTAGTGTTGGGTTTCGTTTTTTATGCTTAAAATCCAATAGTCGAACTAGAGCGAATGAAATTCGAGATGTTAATGCATTTCGGGTGCATGTGTATACGAATGGACCCATTTGCGTTAACTGAATGGGGAAAATGCAACGTTGGGTTAGATAAGAAAAAGACATTGTAATAAAAGGGGACGATAATGTTTTCCCAACCAATCCAAATATACACTTTACGCGTGCATTTATTGCAAATGGAAACTAATCGAAGCCATGTAGTTTCGGATTGGGAAGTAAATGGAACTTTACGAAAAGTAATTGAAAAGAAAGTTTTGCGGCTGGGTAGGTAAATAAATGACGGTAAATGTGTTCTGCTACAATGGAATAAAGTAATCATCTGATCGGAGTTGCTTGGGTACAACAATGGTACAATCTCATACCAATACGTACAAATATTTGCGCAGCGTTCTACAAACAACAGCGTtgtaacaaacaaaactaatAGGCTACTTCGCGAGGGAATAAACGCACTCACTTGCTGTGgggataaacaaaaaacataaccGCACATACgcaattttccaaacaataatgttttgtttttacgaTATTATGTGCAGGAAATTCAttagaaatgtaaataaatagtgaaaattatgaaatactGTGAAAATAAGTCTTGTCATCGAGATTTcagccgaaaaaaaaagattcatttttGGTTTGGAATGACAAACATCCGATACGAAATCGCCAACAAAAACAGAACATGACAAAGGTCACCGAAAACTTGACGACACGActtatttttacaatatttcataattttcactatttatttacatttctaaTGAATTTCCTGCACATAATAtcgtaaaaacaaaacattattgTTCGGAAAATTCGGTATGTGCggttatgttttttgtttatcccCACAGCAAGTGAGTGCGTTTATTCCCTCGCGAAGTAGCCTATTAGATGGCTTACTCCAGAAACACAACGTCGTGAGCGTTTAAATAATTGGTAATGACAATTTTATAGTCTTTTGTATCGCAGAGTTAAAGTTTTCTAGTTTTGCTTGAATCGCGAAAATACGAAGgcaaaaaatcgaagaaatcgAGAACAAAGAATTTTGCTAAAACTCGAAAACTTAGAAGgttaaaaacaattgaaaaataaatgtgctgTTTATGAGGAAAAAGcagaaaaagctttcgatacaaagaatgaaacaatttaatttaattctaaACATGTGTGGTAATAGTCGTACAATTTCGTTACAAATAGAACACAATGCTTGAAAATGTATTAGAAAAACGTTCGCAGCTTGGAGAACTTTAATTTCCGCAATATAAAACTTTATTGGTCTAGTTATTTGGAACGGTGCAGGGTTTTCATTTGggagttgttttttttcgctttaggtttttctctctcttttcATTGTTGGTATCGAGGTTGCAATAAAGATTTCCCAAACAAAGTCAGTTTTTCTTTGTCCGTAAAAATTGGAGGAAAATTAATTGGTATGGTCACACAAGGTTCTTTGATGGGTGACAGTAACAGGCTGTGTTTAGTTTTTCATACTTTTATTCTTATCAACTTAAGTCTGTCGTGGCAAGACCTCCattattagatttttttactgCCCATATAACTTCCATGCTATAAAATCTTTGATGGAACTCTGCggaaaatgacaacaaaatgtGATGGATTGTGTCACGCTGAGTTTATTGTTAACCAGGGCTTATTTAGTAAAATACTTGAAATTCTAAGAAATGTAAGAAACTTTCGGATTTctaaattccgcgagtgtatttctttaaaattcttaCAATTTTCAGACTCAACaaactttcacaaatttttagataattttgaattttgcacACGCCTCCTACTCCtctatatttttgataaaaccTTCTTATTCGTCCTTATTTTGCATTTCATTCtctacaaaactttatttttctcataaaaattCGTTACGCGCCAAAATTTTAAACACCAATGTGAAAAAACGTTCAGCACAATTACTGTGCGGcgattctcgtgaatttaagaattcgtaacttaaCAGTTGTCACCTTAAAAATTACGGATCGTATGACGGATCACTCTTAGCATTAAGATGTCAACTGTCAAATTCACTAGAATCGGCGCTCTGGCTCTGGGCGCCGATTCTTGTATTTTCGTAACTCCAGGGCATAGATTCTCATGTCgctcgtaacttgacagttcttatgggaCGTTATACACACAACTGTCAAGCTTCGAATATTTGGAGGAAAAACACACAGAACCATCATTTGGTGACAAAATATGTACATTTCCAACACagttcaagcatgagtgatactCTACAGAGAGTACTGAAAGTTAACAATggatcaaacaaattttacaaaaatacagATTAGTGTTTCAAAGCAGGCCAATCCGGAGAAACGAAAACTGCGAACTCAGAAAGCGTTCgtgaaaaattgagttttctcgTATTATGCTACTTTACCACACaaacccatatttttcagtaaaaaacATCGCATTTCGGCACTAAAGGATGGTTCCTCTTCCAAAAAAGGCTCAAATGCATGGTTATCCTCGAATGCATATCCTCCACAAATATGCAGGCTAATTCTTTACACTGAAACGACTCGTCTTATAGGCtctgttttgtaaaaattaactATCAATTTGTCAATCGATGTGCATCGGTTGTGCTTTAACTCTTTACAAAATTAGTAATGGCCGAATAGATCGTACAATTAGGTGTGGGactttgttttgaaattttgtatttcattcaagttaacatttttcatctctttcaatattttgttcgaaaactACTAATTTTCTCCTTAATTTAAACTTCAGAATTCCTTATTTTCTCATTATTTTTGCTAGATAACCTCCTAACAAATAAAGTGGCCTAATTTTGTGTGGGAGGCCTGTGAGagctaattcaaaaaaaatggtaaaattcaagaattctctgtttgttttttatttattgcaatATGTTATAATTCATCTG
Above is a genomic segment from Bradysia coprophila strain Holo2 unplaced genomic scaffold, BU_Bcop_v1 contig_24, whole genome shotgun sequence containing:
- the LOC119077745 gene encoding 50 kDa spicule matrix protein-like isoform X3; its protein translation is MFNCYMKVVVLMFTFASAIAAPVDHEDLQTAESAQIGGLLGGLANGISQALNSFGQQGYGGYGGQPGYGGIQQGGGFGQPGYGGVQSGFGGVQPGFGGVQSGFGGVQPGFGGVQPGFGGGQSGFGQPGYGGVGLNGYGGYGQSGINGYNDYYGQGGALNGYGAYGRR
- the LOC119077745 gene encoding 41 kDa spicule matrix protein-like isoform X1, producing the protein MFNCYMKVVVLMFTFASAIAAPVDHEDLQTAESAQIGGLLGGLANGISQALNSFGQQGYGGYGGQPGYGGIQQGGGFGQPGYGGVQSGFGGVQPGFGGVQSGFGGVQPGFGGVQPGFGGGFGQPGYGGVQQGFGGVQSGFGQPGYGGVGLNGYGGYGQSGINGYNDYYGQGGALNGYGAYGRR
- the LOC119077745 gene encoding 34 kDa spicule matrix protein-like isoform X2 gives rise to the protein MFNCYMKVVVLMFTFASAIAAPVDHEDLQTAESAQIGGLLGGLANGISQALNSFGQQGYGGYGGQPGYGGIQQGGGFGQPGYGGVQSGFGGVQPGFGGVQSGFGGVQPGFGQPGYGGVQQGFGGVQSGFGQPGYGGVGLNGYGGYGQSGINGYNDYYGQGGALNGYGAYGRR
- the LOC119077745 gene encoding 34 kDa spicule matrix protein-like isoform X4, whose translation is MFNCYMKVVVLMFTFASAIAAPVDHEDLQTAESAQIGGLLGGLANGISQALNSFGQQGYGGYGGQPGYGGIQQGGGFGQPGYGGVQSGFGGVQPGFGGVQSGFGQPGYGGVGLNGYGGYGQSGINGYNDYYGQGGALNGYGAYGRR